The genomic DNA AGCGGTTCGGCTATCACACCATCACTACCGAGCCGGGATTGCATTACCACCTGCCGTGGCCCATCGAGACCGTGCTCACCCCCAAGGTGACGCAGGTTCGCCGTCTGGAGATCGGCTTCCGGGACCGGCCCGGGCAGCAGGACTCCATGCACGTGCCCAAGGAAGCCCTGATGCTTACCGGGGACGAAGCCATCGTGGACCTGCAGTTCGCGGTGCAGTACCACATCTCTGATGCGGCGAAGTACCTGTTCAATGTCAAGGATCCCGACAAAACGGTCCGCGAGGCGGCGGAGACTGCAATCCGCGAAGTGGTTGGCCAGCGGCCCATCGATGACGTTCTGACCAAGGCTCGGGCGGAGGTCGCCCAGGCGACGCAGGGCCTGATGCAGAGCATATTGGATGGCTATGGCGTGGGCCTGCAGGTGGACGAGATCGCCCTGCAGAGTGCCCAGGCGCCGGAGCCGGTGCGGCCCGCGTTCCGGGACGTGATCAGCGCCCGGGAGGATCGCGCCCGTGCGGTGAACGAGGCCGAGGCCTACTCCAACGACATCCTGCCGCGCGCCCGCGGTCAGGCGGAGCGGATTCTCCAGGAGGCGCAGGGCTACGAGGCCCGGGTGGTGAACGAAGCGGAAGGCAGCGCCGCGCGTTTCCGCGACGTCTATCAGGAGTACAAGGGCGCGCCCGAGATCACCAGCAAGCGCCTCTATCTGGAGACCATGGAGCAGGTCCTGCAGAACAGCCAAAAGGTTCTGGTGGACGTTCCCGAGTCCGGGAACCTCATGTACCTGCCGTTGCAGGAAGCCCTCAGGAAGAATAAGGGCGGGGACGCTTCCCAGGCCCAACAAGGCAATAGCGGCCAAGCCTCCAGCCAGAACGGCAACCGCGCCAGCCGAACCGAGGAAGTCCGGCGGCAGTTCGAGCAGCGCCTTGAGCGGATCCGGCGGGGAGAGAACCAATGAACCGTATCGCTGGAATAGCAATCGCCGTGGTCCTGGTGCTCGGCGCCATCATCGCGGCCTTCAGCCTCTTTACCGTTGACGAGACCGAATCCGCCCTGGTGCTGCAGTTCGGTGAGCCCCGGGCCTCCGTGACGGAGCCCGGCCTGCACGTCAAGCGGCCTTTCGTGCAGAACGTCAAATATTTCAACGCCCAGGTCCTGGATTTCGATGACCAGGCGCGGACCTACGTGACCAGCGACAAGAAGAACCTGATCATCGACGCCTACTCCAAGTGGCGAATCGTCGAGCCCCTGCGGTTCTACATCACCGTACAGAACACCATGTCGGCGCGTAGCCGACTGGGCGACCTGATCCGCTCCAATCTCCGGGAGGAGATCGGTAAGCGGAATCTGCAGCAGACCGTTTCCGGCGAGCGACGCCAGGTGATGGAGAACCTGACGCAGGCGGTGAGCAAGCAGGCGGAAACGATGGGTATCGAGGTGCTCGACGTGCGGATCAAGCGCACGGACCTGCCCCAGGAGAACGAGCAGGCGGTCTACGACCGCATGGCCGCCGAGCGGGAGCGGGAAGCCCGCGAGTACCGGGCGGAGGGCGCCGAGCAGGCCGAGGAGATCATGGCCACCGCCGACCGCAAGCGGTCGGAGATCCTGGCCCAGGCACGCCGTAAGGCCGAAGAGGTCAAGGGTCAGGCCGACGCCAAGGCCACCAAGATCTACAACAGCGCTTACAGTCTGGATTCCGAGTTCTTCGCCCTCTACCGGAGCCTGCAGGGCTACCAAAGGGCCTTCACGGGCGACGAGCTGATGGTCCTCAGCCCCGAATCGGAGTTCTTCAAGTTCTTCAAGCGATCCGAAACCAAGCCCAAGCAGTAAAACGGTCCTAACGTGTGGCAGGAACTGCTGTCCGCAATCGCCCTGGTGATGGTCCTGGAGGGGCTTCCGTACTTCATCAGCCCCTCCGCCATGCGCCGGGCGCTGGCCCACCTGTTTACCCTTCCGGACCACGTGCTGCGCGGCACCGGACTGACACTGATGGTGATCGGTGTCGTCCTGCTATTCATGGTTCGCAAGCTGCTGTAGGAGCCGGCCCGGGTGCCTTGGCTTTCATCCCCCTTCCGGAGCTGCGAAGGGGCGGAGCGGTCCTCCTCCCTGCAGGCATCGGTTAGTAGTAAGGCTGGGCACACCGCGGGCTCGGCCCTTTCCAGTCGCTACGGGGAGCCGTTCCCTTGGCCAAGTTGAAGAAAATCCGGCTGGGCGATCTGCTCGTCCAGGAAGGCATCATTTCCGAGGCCCAGCTCGGGGAAGCGCTCCGTATCCAGAAGGAGAGCGGCAGGAAGCTGGGACAGATCTTCGTCGAGCAGAATCTGATCAGCGAGAAGAAGCTGCTCGCCTTCGTGGCCGATCAGCTCGACATCGACCACATCGACCTCTCCCAGTACCGACTGGATTCCGAGGCCGCCCAGGCCCTCTCCGAAGCCCAGGCGCGCCGTTTCCGGGCCCTTCCCCTGAAGAGAAAAGCGAACGGCGAATACCAGGTGGCCATGGCCGATCCCACCAACATCATGGCCGTGGACCGTCTCGAGCGCATACTCGGCGCCGAGGTGGAGCCGGCCGTGGTGGCCGAGGAGGCCCTCCTGCGCGCCCTGGACCGGGTCTTCACCCACAACCAGGAGATGAGCTCCCTGGCCGACGAGATCGGCGACGAGCTGGGAGCCGACGAGGGGCAGGGCCTCCTGGAGGTCCGTCCCGGGTCCGAGGACGCCCCGGTAGCGCGTCTCATCAATACCCTGTTCACCCAGGCCGTGCGCTCGGGGGCTTCGGATATCCACGTGGAGCCGGACGAGAACGCACTGCGCATCCGCATCCGCCTGGACGGGGTGCTTCAGGAGCAGATGAAGGCGGAGCGGCGCGTGGCCAGCGCCGTGATCTCGCGGCTCAAGCTCATGGGCGAGCTGGACATCGCCGAACGACGGCTTCCCCAGGACGGCCGGTTCCAGATCACCGTGGAGGGCCATCGGATCGATGTCCGGCTTTCCACCATGCCCACCAGCCACGGAGAGGCCGCGGTGATGCGGCTCCTGGATCAGTCCGCCGGACTGATCGGCCTGGCGCAGCTGGGCATGGACGAGCCGGTCCGCGAGCGCTTCCAGCACCTGATCCGGGCGCCCCACGGCATCGTCCTGGTCACGGGGCCCACCGGTTCCGGAAAGACCACCACGCTCTATGCCGCCCTCAAAGCGATCAACGATATCGGGCAGAAGATCATCACGGTGGAGGACCCCGTCGAGTATCAGCTGCCCCTGATCAACCAGGTGCAGGTCCGCCCCCAGATCGACCTGACCTTCGCCCGGGTGCTGCGCTCTGTACTCCGTCAGGATCCGGACACGG from Thiohalorhabdus sp. Cl-TMA includes the following:
- the hflC gene encoding protease modulator HflC encodes the protein MNRIAGIAIAVVLVLGAIIAAFSLFTVDETESALVLQFGEPRASVTEPGLHVKRPFVQNVKYFNAQVLDFDDQARTYVTSDKKNLIIDAYSKWRIVEPLRFYITVQNTMSARSRLGDLIRSNLREEIGKRNLQQTVSGERRQVMENLTQAVSKQAETMGIEVLDVRIKRTDLPQENEQAVYDRMAAEREREAREYRAEGAEQAEEIMATADRKRSEILAQARRKAEEVKGQADAKATKIYNSAYSLDSEFFALYRSLQGYQRAFTGDELMVLSPESEFFKFFKRSETKPKQ
- the hflK gene encoding FtsH protease activity modulator HflK, which gives rise to MAWNEPGGPNKGGDKNPWGQWGGGGGGGNNQQPPDLDEIIRKLKAKFGGSSGGGGGGGLFGAGGPSFSGKGIALIVGIALVLWLASGIYVVNPDEQGVVKRFGYHTITTEPGLHYHLPWPIETVLTPKVTQVRRLEIGFRDRPGQQDSMHVPKEALMLTGDEAIVDLQFAVQYHISDAAKYLFNVKDPDKTVREAAETAIREVVGQRPIDDVLTKARAEVAQATQGLMQSILDGYGVGLQVDEIALQSAQAPEPVRPAFRDVISAREDRARAVNEAEAYSNDILPRARGQAERILQEAQGYEARVVNEAEGSAARFRDVYQEYKGAPEITSKRLYLETMEQVLQNSQKVLVDVPESGNLMYLPLQEALRKNKGGDASQAQQGNSGQASSQNGNRASRTEEVRRQFEQRLERIRRGENQ
- a CDS encoding DUF2065 domain-containing protein — translated: MWQELLSAIALVMVLEGLPYFISPSAMRRALAHLFTLPDHVLRGTGLTLMVIGVVLLFMVRKLL
- a CDS encoding GspE/PulE family protein — protein: MAKLKKIRLGDLLVQEGIISEAQLGEALRIQKESGRKLGQIFVEQNLISEKKLLAFVADQLDIDHIDLSQYRLDSEAAQALSEAQARRFRALPLKRKANGEYQVAMADPTNIMAVDRLERILGAEVEPAVVAEEALLRALDRVFTHNQEMSSLADEIGDELGADEGQGLLEVRPGSEDAPVARLINTLFTQAVRSGASDIHVEPDENALRIRIRLDGVLQEQMKAERRVASAVISRLKLMGELDIAERRLPQDGRFQITVEGHRIDVRLSTMPTSHGEAAVMRLLDQSAGLIGLAQLGMDEPVRERFQHLIRAPHGIVLVTGPTGSGKTTTLYAALKAINDIGQKIITVEDPVEYQLPLINQVQVRPQIDLTFARVLRSVLRQDPDTVMVGEIRDHETGSIAIRAALTGHLVFSTLHTNDAPSTATRLIDMGVEPFLVASSLRGVVAQRLVRRICESCKEAEHPSETVLAGLRVDPAEAAGITFYHGTGCAECNNTGYRGRVGLYELMEVDGRVRDAIGRNDRQALDRALERQDSHKSLRESGLEKVRAGVTSLEEVLRVTAEDREMAEPGTV